A single genomic interval of Dysidea avara chromosome 6, odDysAvar1.4, whole genome shotgun sequence harbors:
- the LOC136258099 gene encoding uncharacterized protein: protein MKIISPIPREDGDGEDYFIPYVLPTYTSQPTGDLILSQYGCLQGEPLLIQFVSNLLPRGFFCCLIVEIMQHLPRGWSHLFTQNEVCHSFSNLITFRLPHAYLLSLLDKLSYLEVQIRHEEKDYHKKCPIHLSVQDILASALENVCEQLNFNNGRLQYGFHCHCGKSDDKHIAILTTLSPPFDYAQCSHGRVTSTKLQHSHIVWLTEKFDETANRAAEDQNDYGLPEYKVFTGYYSKLVDTIPACDLSHYFVSENVISLTDHEEIIKPTTPSHRTAQLLLNKVLYMLKEHKSVDCFNRMISIMEHHGDGATRALSQEIQSRLLKINSGQQDLLEPHSTTLEAAPPLNIVPGQLIIEDLQSPEYLVIIKHYSKLVNALTPKTLSHYFVSHEIISTKEEEEITKPTTSSVRAATLLLSRVINPLKAEFENCTDNFYIFLNITEQYGNEDIRHLSINIRKKVNEIKTKTEVKGSGGKRKVLITQV from the exons ATGAAAATAATATCTCCAATACCAAGAGAAGATGGTGATGGAGAGGATTACTTTATTCCGTATGTTCTACCAACCTACACCAGTCAACCAACAGGTGATCTCATACTATCCCAATATGGATGCCTACAAGGTGAACCACTACTGATTCAGTTTGTTTCTAACCTTCTTCCAAGaggatttttctgttgtttaaTAGTTGAGATAATGCAACACTTACCAAGAGGCTGGAGTCATTTATTCACCCAAAATGAAGTTTGCCATTCTTTCAGTAATTTGATAACATTTCGTTTGCCACATGCATACCTTCTGTCACTGCTGGACAAATTGTCATATTTGGAAGTTCAAATACGACATGAAGAAAAAGATTATCATAAAAAGTGTCCTATCCACTTGTCAGTACAGGATATTCTTGCTAGTGCATTAGAGAATGTTTGTGAGCaattaaattttaacaatggtcgACTCCAATATGGATTCCATTGTCATTGTGGAAAGTCAGATGATAAACATATAGCAATACTCACCACTTTGTCTCCTCCATTTGATTATGCTCAGTGCAGTCATGGTAGAGTAACATCCACCAAGTTGCAGCATTCTCACATAGTTTGGCTCACAGAG AAGTTTGATGAAACAGCAAACAGAGCAGCAGAAGATCAAAATG ATTATGGATTACCAGAATATAAGGTGTTTACTGGCTATTATAGTAAACTAGTGGACACCATACCTGCCTGTGATCTCTCTCATTACTTTGTATCAGAGAATGTGATCTCACTGACAGATCATGAGGAGATTATTAAACCAACAACTCCATCACACAGAACTGCTCAACTGCTACTGAACAAAGTGTTATACATGCTAAAGGAACATAAAAGTGTTGACTGTTTTAACAGGATGATTTCTATCATGGAACATCATGGTGATGGTGCCACTCGTGCTTTATCACAAGAAATTCAATCAAGACTTTTGAAAATTAATAGTGGTCAACAAG ACTTGTTAGAGCCACATTCTACCACTCTGGAAGCAGCTCCTCCGCTGAATATTGTTCCAGGCCAACTTATCATTGAAG ACCTCCAGTCTCCAGAGTATTTGGTGATCATCAAACACTACAGTAAACTGGTTAATGCTCTGACTCCTAAGACACTAAGCCATTACTTTGTGTCACACGAGATCATATCAACAAAAGAAGAGGAAGAAATCACAAAGCCTACTACATCATCTGTACGAGCAGCTACTCTATTGCTCAGTAGGGTAATTAATCCCTTGAAGGCAGAGTTTGAaaattgtactgacaatttttATATATTTCTTAACATCACTGAGCAATATGGCAATGAGGATATTAGACATCTATCAATAAACATCAGAAAGAAAGTGAATGAGATAAAAACGAAAACTGAAGTGAAAG GTAGTGGTGGAAAGAGGAAAGTACTGATCACACAGGTTTAA
- the LOC136258792 gene encoding piggyBac transposable element-derived protein 4-like, producing MQRIMDSEEDCDDEDPLASYNPRKKLFSSTVCDLVLNTDESESSNEGKDNSYCVAMPEQLPFPTNTEEVEIIRTPSNSSGLLPKCMSASEARHAIVSASEWSVSSSSESDEDSEYDLSNPEAGMYYASIDDPSEHSDEDHSDEDKADVHKGKGKADVRKGKGKADVRKGKGKASYEHSDEDSSYEHSDEVSSDEHLVRRGKRGKQTKRKATKHTMKCTARKKQKPAEETLPCYAMDVNDSGYTNKFAFSPNRDAGIYLPPNSDTSERGLFELFFSDDMVAEICRCSDEYAQDMKDKKPYAYKHYKSMTKEDFYKLVGIIIHFGYRKIPQYRFAWRQKCLCHDPFVASVMSRNRFDSLLAFLHVVDKATEADLKKKKDKLAKVRPLVDHISKQCTSLHQPDAEISIDERMVRSKARFSFKQYIKNKPTKWGFKLWCLCDARTGYTNNFIVYRGKEGESISTHGLSYDVVMKLTSPYMNQGYRLYMDNFYTSPQLLKDLYANEVHGTGTMASNRRGYLEQIKRTVSNYNQKPRGSGVYMRKDEIVFNVWKDTKCVVVASTEHPGHSENTVERNWKEKGERKKKEVPIPLSIYNYNKYMGGVDRSDQLLKYYEVVRQTKKYWKTIFFHLVDLATVNAFILHKIVAPQSKMSHYQFRENLVRALCCAPEVIVPRSGSGGRPAKDTTVKHYLIQGTKRVNCVYCKTVHQKRQLSSMTCAACKVPLCFTRNRDCFIKFHHRNFQYQREAILQSSTDSESSEEQTVTSPPTPEPMRTTPIGRPPGSFKAKGRGKRRKMKW from the exons ATGCAAAGAATAATGGATAGCGAAGAGGACTGTGATGATGAGGACCCTTTGGCGTCTTATAATCCACGGAAAAAGTTGTTTTCTTCAACAGTATGTGACTTAGTGCTGAATACAGACGAATCCGAGTCCAGCAATGAAGGCAAGGACAATAGCTATTGTGTGGCCATGCCTGAGCAGTTGCCTTTCCCAACTAATACGGAGGAAGTTGAGATTATAAGAACTCCTAGTAACTCGAGTGGCTTACTACCCAAGTGTATGAGTGCCAGTGAAGCACGACATGCTATTGTGAGTGCTAGTGAGTGGTCTGTGTCATCCTCATCAGAATCTGATGAAGATTCAGAATATGATTTGAGTAACCCAGAGGCTGGAATGTACTATGCAAGCATAGATGATCCAAGTGAACATTCTGATGAAGATCACTCTGATGAGGACAAAGCTGATGTACATAAGGGTAAAGGAAAAGCAGATGTACGTAAGGGTAAAGGAAAAGCAGATGTACGTAAGGGTAAAGGAAAAGCAAGTTATGAGCACTCGGATGAAGATTCAAGCTATGAACACTCTGATGAAGTTTCAAGCGATGAACACTTAGTCAGGAGAGGTAAGAGAGGTAAACAGACCAAGAGAAAAGCTACAAAACATACTATGAAGTGTACTGCAAGGAAGAAACAGAAACCAGCAGAAGAAACACTACCATGTTATGCAATGGATGTAAACGATAGtggctatacaaacaagtttgCATTTTCACCAAATCGTGATGCTGGTATTTATTTACCGCCAAATTCAGACACCTCAGAGAGAGGTTTATTTGAATTATTCTTTTCTGATGACATGGTTGCAGAAATCTGTCGGTGTAGTGATGAGTACGCTCAAGATATGAAAGATAAAAAACCTTACGCATACAAGCATTATAAGTCCATGACCAAAGAAGACTTTTATAAATTGGTTGGAATCATCATTCACTTTGGTTATCGGAAAATACCCCAGTATAGGTTTGCCTGGAGGCAGAAATGTCTATGTCATGATCCTTTTGTAGCATCTGTAATGAGTCGCAACAGGTTTGATTCTCTACTAGCTTTTTTACACGTTGTTGATAAAGCTACTGAAGCAGATTTGAAAAAGAAGAAAGATAAGCTTGCTAAG GTTCGACCCCTTGTTGATCACATAAGTAAACAATGTACAAGTTTACATCAGCCTGATGCTGAGATAAGTATAGATGAAAGGATGGTTCGATCAAAAGCCCGTTTCTCTTTCAAacagtatatcaaaaataaacCCACAAAATGGGGTTTTAAATTATGGTGCCTGTGTGACGCTCGTACTGGATATACTAATAACTTCATCGTATATCGAGGCAAGGAAGGAGAATCAATTTCTACTCATGGATTAAGTTATGATgtagtgatgaaactgacatcgcCATACATGAATCAAGGCTACAGACTCTATATGGATAATTTCTATACTTCTCCTCAACTCCTGAAAGATTTGTATGCAAATGAAGTACACGGCACTGGGACTATGGCCTCAAATAGGAGAGGATATCTAGAACAGATTAAAAGAACTGTATCCAACTATAACCAAAAGCCGCGTGGATCAGGTGTCTACATGAGAAAGGATGAAATTGTTTTCAATGTGTGGAAGGACACCAAATGTGTTGTTGTTGCAAGTACAGAGCACCCAGGACACTCTGAAAACACTGTTGAGCGGAACTGGAAAGAGAAAGGGGAACGTAAGAAAAAGGAAGTACCTATACCACTGTCAATCTACaattataataaatatatgGGTGGTGTGGATCGTTCCGATCAGTTGCTAAAATATTATGAGGTGGTACGCCAGACAAAAAAATACTGGAAAACAATTTTTTTCCATTTAGTTGATTTAGCAACAGTCAATGCATTTATATTACACAAAATTGTAGCTCCACAGTCGAAAATGTCACACTACCAGTTCAGGGAGAATCTGGTTCGGGCTCTTTGCTGTGCTCCAGAAGTCATTGTTCCTAGATCTGGATCTGGTGGGAGACCTGCAAAAGATACAACAGTAAAACACTATCTAATTCAAGGTACAAAAAGAGTCAACTGTGTATACTGTAAAACTGTCCATCAGAAAAGACAGCTGTCCAGTATGACATGTGCTGCTTGTAAAGTGCCACTGTGTTTCACTCGAAACAGAGACTGTTTCATCAAGTTTCATCACCGGAATTTTCAGTACCAACGAGAGGCGATTTTACAAAGCAGTACAGATTCTGAATCATCTGAGGAACAAACAGTAACTTCACCACCTACCCCAGAGCCTATGAGAACTACTCCCATAGGGAGGCCACCTGGGAGCTTCAAGGCAAAGGGCCGTGGTAAAAGGAGAAAGATGAAATGGTAG
- the LOC136259396 gene encoding uncharacterized protein, giving the protein MVQGRAARWVQSDYSFKSSVTTMLDNLNWTTLEQRHKASRLSLFHRITHQQEPALQIPNYFLPQSTSTRQYHPLRLILPAANTNKYQMNYFYRTIKEWNNLPSLCYDKDFAGWTALYFASANGHLEVVNTLLSSGANILATTNLSDNMFHLLNNCTIHNPSSVTTILCTVVVETLNENILRHDISIQYQGGNTPLHLAAFSNQYDVCLVLLQHGASVEMKNKGCMFSMYLTNHKRRYNMFEAKEEYTVSSVVVSGTCDNCLLLYYGATPLHLAAICNHYDVCLVLLQHGASVEMKNLDNKTPLDIAKTEKHDNVIQLLKSHEQKRRDLLASLQKSLNNAKNQHGKIPVRFIKILLTGSGAAGKTSFSNLLMKKPINKDHHSTKVVQSKHAISITKAALVESKHTHGQEIFWLEMDDNAQITHLRQVLLPSSTPEHQKLHPQNTPPQKRHNEPKVTDNRQISAIDANIKQKYEIKQVTQLSITQRFAALFQSSVKSEKLESFKALAKNSTSSISTHTSNSTPLTYHPGEVLNIITILDTGGQPEYIHLLPTVNIHPMITFIVHDLSRNLEDQVLVEYSEHGKHIFEPYHLQYSNFDMIKFLMSSNNDALERPTSQVPQLVTSPGNDTNSYLCCVGTHADKVCSDVVHKINSRLVNMVEKLDCKATVWRNKDSGVLFPVDNTTAGRENTEDPTAKLIRNEIETLSLKKMSMNYPLPGCY; this is encoded by the exons ATGGTTCAGGGGAGAGCAGCGAGGTGGGTGCAGTCAGATTACAGTTTTAAGAGTAGTGTAACAACAATGTTAGATAATCTTAATTGGACCACACTGGAACAGAGACATAAAGCATCTAGATTATCTTTATTTCACAGAATTACTCACCAGCAGGAGCCAGCATTACAAATACCCAATTACTTTCTGCCACAATCCACCagcacaagacaataccacccaCTCAGACTCATACTGCCAGCAGCCAACACCAACAAATaccaaatgaattatttttacagaactattaaagaatggaacaatcTACCCTCCTTATGCTATGACAAAGACTTT GCTGGATGGACTGCACTATATTTTGCCAGTGCTAATGGACACCTAGAGGTGGTCAACACTCTACTAAGTAGTGGAGCTAACATATTAGCTACTACTAAT cTCTCTGATAATATGTTTCACCTGCTCAATAACTGTACAATACACAATCCTAGTAGTGTAACAACTATTTTGTGTACTGTTGTAGTTGAAACATtaaatgaaaatattttacGACATGACATAAG tatacagtatcaa GGTGGGAATACTCCACTACACTTGGCTGCCTTCAGTAATCAGTATGATGTGTGTttagtactgctacaacatggTGCCAGTGTGGAAATGAAGAACAAA GGTTGTATGTTTAGCATGTATCTCACTAATCATAAAAGGAGATATAACATGTTTGAAGCCAAAGAAGAG tatacagtatcaaGTGTGGTAGTTAGTGGTACATGtgataattgtttattgttataTTATGGGGCTACTCCACTACACTTGGCTGCCATCTGTAATCACTATGATGTGTGTttagtactgctacaacatggTGCCAGTGTGGAAATGAAGAACTTG GACAATAAAACACCACTTGATATAGCTAAAACAGAAAAACATGATAACGTGATACAGCTATTGAAGTCCCATGAACAAAAG AGAAGAGATTTGCTTGCATCACTTCAGAAAAGCTTAAATAATGCTAAGAATCAACATGGAAAAATACCTGTCCGTTTTATTAAGATTTTACTAACTGGTTCTGGAGCAGCTGGTAAAACAAGTTTCAGTAATTTACTAATGAAGAAACCAATCAATAAAGATCATCACAGCACTAAAGTGGTTCAAAGCAAACATGCCATATCAATCACAAAAGCTGCATTAGTTGAGTCAAAACATACACATGGTCAAGAGATTTTTTGGCTTGAAATGGATGATAATGCTCAGATTACTCACCTGAGACAAGTGCTACTTCCATCAAGCACTCCTGAACACCAGAAACTTCACCCACAGAACACACCACCACAGAAAAGGCATAATGAACCTAAGGTAACTGATAATAGGCAGATAAGTGCAATTGATGCTAATATCAAACAAAAATATGAAATAAAACAAGTCACACAGCTTTCAATCACCCAACGATTTGCTGCTTTGTTTCAAAGTTCAGTGAAAAGTGAAAAATTAGAAAGTTTTAAGGCTTTAGCAAAAAATTCTACTTCTAGTATTAGCACACATACAAGCAATTCCACTCCACTAACATATCACCCTGGAGAAGTGCTGAACATTATCACAATACTTGATACAGGTGGGCAGCCTGAGTATATACATTTATTGCCCACAGTAAATATACACCCAATGATAACATTTATTGTTCATGACTTATCCAGAAATCTTGAAGATCAAGTGTTGGTGGAGTACAGTGAACATGGAAAACACATTTTTGAGCCTTATCATCTCCAATACTCCAACTTTGACATGATCAAATTTCTCATGTCATCAAACAATGATGCTTTGGAAAGACCTACATCACAAGTTCCACAGTTGGTGACATCACCTGGAAATGATACTAATTCATATCTATGTTGTGTGGGGACTCATGCTGACAAAGTTTGTTCAGATGTTGTTCATAAGATTAACAGTAGGCTGGTAAACATGGTTGAGAAGCTTGACTGTAAAGCTACTGTATGGCGAAACAAAGATAGTGGTGTCTTATTCCCAGTAGACAACACAACTGCTGGAAGGGAGAATACAGAAGACCCAACAGCAAAATTAATTCGCAATGAAATTGAAACATTGTCTTTGAAAAAGATGTCTATGAATTACCCATTACCTGGATGTTATTAG